CTGAAAAATCTCTGTCTTTCACACATTTCAACATGTAGACTGCATTCAAAGTGCCTCTGGTTCAAGTCCTTCTGTCCAGTAAtgcttatttatataataatagttcAAGTGTATAGGGCAGGTTCAAGCAGTTGAATAGTGAAATGAGATACATTTAACTggtgtgttgttattattgtaaaaTGAAGACTTGCATCAGGTTGCCTAAAATCTTTAGACAAgttttcaagctttttttttttttttcttgagtcCCTCTGTGTTGCTCTTGGATAGTTAACTTAAACAATTGATTGTTAGACAGCTGTTTGGAGTGAGAACAGAACTAAACGGATATCGTCGAACGTGTTTGtttaatacgtgtgtgtgtttttttgtactACGAGCATTGTGTAAAAGACATTTGTTGTCCATTTCTCCATGTCGAACCTTCGTTACATTCCTTCAGTACGTCCATGTGATCTCTGACCCCAAGATGCAGATTTAGCGTAAACGAATAAGAAGTCAGTTTGAGTAAGCGGTGCTCTGTGGATGGCTCCTTGCTTGCTGCTATTCTGGTTCTATTGCATATTGCACAGTGTTAGCATGGATAATGGTTGAAAGGTGTTGCAAAGAAGTCCAAAGAGAAACATTTGGAAACAGAATAAATCGAGTCCTTGCATGGACGCGTCGATCACGAGCAGCCACAGCGATCCACCACCATGGAGGGGATCTTGCCGTAGATGATCTGCTCTTTTCCGTTGAAGTAAAGCATATTGATGGGAGACATCTTGGTGGGCGTGCAGCAAGGGCCAGCAGTGCCGCGCGGATTGGCCTTGTtgaccaagtgtgtgtgtgggtacttCTGCAAGTGCACATAGTCACACTCGCCCGAGCAGTAGTTGGCCTTGTAGCGTTTCGGGGCAATAATCCAGTCCCAGCCGAAGTCTTCAAAGTCCACCGTAAGGGGGTAGCGGCAGCAGCGTGACTCAGAAGAATTCTCATCACAGTCTAGTCCTGATTCTCTCTTGGTGCGCTTTGGAACATCGGATATTTTGACCTCCAAGAATGGGAGCTGTGATTGGAAAAACAAAGGCATGACTGTTATACATAACAAATAACAGTTCAGTCTATCTAGATGATCTAAAACTAGAAACCTGGAAGATTTCATCTTCTTTCTCAAGTTGTCAAGGATAATTTAATTGGTATTTTGCTTAAATTTAAATAGCCCGTTTTAACCAGCATTGAGTGTGACagcacacataaacaaacacttgaTGCTAGCCACGTTAGAGTCTTTCTTTAAGCCACTCACCAGTCCCTCTTCGCCAGGCTCTGCAGAGGTGATAGCAAGATCATTGCTTTTGGAGTCGAATGCTTTGATCTCAATACCCCAGTTTGTTTCCGGCTGCCTCAGCCACACCACAAGCACCTGCTTTACATCGATGCTCTGCCACGACTTGACACCTGCGTCCACGTCGATCTTCAGTGAACGAATTCTTACATGCCTTCTCCCATCTTTGATGGGCATGAGTCGCGATATCTGCAAGAACACTGTTGTTGCTTCATCTGCTGGCCGTAAGTGCACCCAGAGCTGCGCCCTTACAATGCGGCTCGCTTGGATCTTTGGGCTGAAGGAGAAAAAACAGCACTTTGGTTTTTGGTCTACTTGAACGTCTGGGTTGgctaaaagagagagggggagagaacaGGAGGACAATTATTCAGCTTATAGAAAACAGAACTAGATGATTCATTTAGCAAGCAACATGGCTTTGCCTTTAATCAGTCTCACTCTTTTAACACCTACAGTGTTCGTTTTAAGTGTATACGTGGATGTCGGTGTgagaaataaatacatccaGACGCCGcattacattaatataaactccTGCACTCAGACTTGCTTTCCTTATTCTCACAACTACAATACGCACCATTTAACTGGATAATAAGATGGAAATTTAGCAGGTTCAGGTTTACTAGTAATTCGATTTTTTTGGCTTGTTGTGGGATCAGTGTGTAAAAACAAGAGTAAGCAAAACTTAAAGGTCGGATAACAACAACGAGTATTTGAATAATAAGCGGTTTAAATGATTCAGAACTCTTACAGATTAAAggtttgtagtgtttatttaaaagatatGGAAATATATGTCGTTAATACGGAACAGTTTACAACACAACAGGTTTGAGTCCGTTGTTCCTTCATCACAAGTAACAAAAAAGATCAAGATCCGTGTCAAGATGATCATAGTGAAAATGTCCGTCTGTATAAATGTACATCTTTATTACTTCCTCCATCCTTTTATTGTCTGAACgagtttatatttttcattctcTCAGTTTTATCCTCTGTGATATTTCTGTTCTAATGCTGCCAGATGGCTCTTCTGTTTtagtttgatttttaaaaagaaatcacgGACTTTCTGCTACACAGTAAGAGATAGAATAAACTTCATAAAACTCATGTATAGAAGTAAAGCTTGAGAGATAGAAGGAATAGGAAAATGTACATGACACGTGTGCAAAGATCTAAAGGACCAAGTGATAGTAGAAATAGCTGGAAGCAGGTATTAagagtaatatatatatatatatatatatatatatatatatatatatatatatatatatatagtaaaaatcatggattgcttaaaaaaaaatccacacatTATTTAAAGACATAGATTAATATTTTGGTAATATATTATAGACCTTTTTTTCTGATAGAAtgcctttgtaaaaaaaaaaaaaaaaaagtttattagcTTTTCAGACATTATTTATTAGTATATTAGTGTTTAAATTTCAGAGACTTTATTCTAAGGGTATGTGCGAGTGCGCACTGCAGTTTACAGGCTGTTCCTGTGCCATAAAACGCATTAATAAAAAGTAATGaatttattgattaataaatGGAGTGAGCGCGAGCACTTACGCTCTGCGGCCATGCTCATGACGGTCTCGGTAGTGGCGTGCTCCTCGTCGTCCTCCTCGTCGTCCGGGAGCGCGGCTCCTGGTTTACCGTCGTCACCGAGCACGTCGTACAGGTCGAGCAACTGCTGCACCGGCGGCGCTTTAGGGAGCAGCTGCTTGACCACATCGCGACTCACGTTGGGAGCGTGTTTGAGGCGCAGTTTACTCAGGATCTGGGACTTGATGGCTTGAAGACGGAGCTGCTTGCTGTGCTGGCGGAAAGCGCACGCGCTGGTCGCTGAACACTGCGCCTCACGCTCCTCCGTCACGGCAGTGGGTTGTTgttggtgctgctgctgctgctgctggtgctcCGGTGCGCCGCTGTCAGTGCGCGCAATAGGGGCGAAAGCCACCACGAAGGCCAGAGAAATCACAACCTGCGCTAAATGCATGATCACCGGGGTCTGATATCACAGAGGAGCTGTTGGACTGTTGGGTTGTGCGTGTGGCAGCAGGAACAGTAACACCTCGTGCCATGCGCACCGGACAGGTACAGAGAGCTGTCATGCTTCCATGCGCCCTAAAGCCTTTTTATACCGCCAAATTATTCCGCCGCTCTTATTTAGGCGCTGGCGTCGAAATCTATGATTGGCTGCTCGGAGCAACAATAAATCAGAGGTGGACTTCAGGGTTTTTTCTTTCCAACGCTGAAACCTTAAAGAGATAGTCCacaactcctcacacacacacacacacacacacacacacacaaaatcacacacacacactcacacacacacacacacacacacacacacaaaatcaaacacacacactctcacacacacacacacacacacacacacacacacacacacacacacacacacacacaaaatcaaacacacacactctcacacacacacacacacacacacacacacacacacaaaatcaaacacacacactctcacacacacacacacacacacacacacaaaatcaaacacacacactcacacacacacacaaaatcaaacacacacactcacacacacacacacacacacacaaaatcacacacacacacacacacacacaaaatcacacacacacacacacacacacaaaatcacacacacacaaaatcacacacacacaaaatcaaacacacacacacacacacaaaatcacacacacatacactcacacacacacaaaattacacacacacacacacacacacacacacacacaaaatcacacactcacactgtcacacacactgtcacacacacatatacaatcacacacaaaatcaaacacacacactcacacacacacaccgtcacacacacacacaaaatcacacacatgcacacacaaaatcacacacacacacaaaatcacaaacactcacacatacacacacatgcaaaatctcacacacatacactctctcacacacacacacactcactcacacacacacgcaaaatcacacatactcacacacacacatacactcacacacacacaaaattacacacatacactcacacacacacaattacacactcacacacatacacacacacacgcacactcacacacacaaaaaatcacacacaaacacacactcacacactcacatgcactcacacacacacaaacccattttttctgctttcatTAAAATCAAACTCTTAATTAGTAAATATTTTGCCAAACAAGGCGCAGGGTATTAAAGGTGTTCATTTGTTCCAACGACTGGTACAGAACAACAGGAGAAGGGATTGTGAGGTTGACAAGGTCACTTAGACATTAGTTTTTAACTCAGTACAACAAGATTATAAACATCACTCTGTGCTTAACAGTTGTTTTTTCAGCTCTTGTTGCCATGCCACTTGGCCGGATACTGATAATGATCTGGAAGGaatcagacagagagaaatggaaaaatatcAAAAGCAGGTAGAGATGTGAAATGaggagaaagatggagagataaGATGGAAATAGAGTGAGAAGGAACAGAGAAGAGAGGCAGAAGGCAAGAGAAAGATCTTGCATCCCACCTTTAAACTGAACCTGAGTTACTGGACATTAACACTCGTTTGTCATGCTGTAAATGATACAGTGGTTAAATAACCGTCTGTTGcattatgcaaataaataaacaactttttttgagtttaacaaaaaaataaaagatatactgtatatttgtgccATTTCAAGCACACGAATTCTATCTAGAATAAAGTCAAAGAATGAAAGCAAATAAGGACGAATATCTGAAAGTAAAATCTTTCTGTTCTCAAACAGTAAGATATCAGGCAGGTACAGAGGGAATATGATTGTAGGTCATGTTACACAAACAAGTCCCATGTACACAAGCAGCAAGacttcatttacagcagcaaatTGAGGATGACACaaaacagtgtgttttattattttaaatacagagaaaagtTATATacattaattagttaattaatatatatatatacattataatatatttataatgtacaaattatacattataatattatacattaacataaattatacattaacattataatatatttatatatattagtatatataatatactaatatatataatatataatataatatatataatgtataatatatattatattatatatatatatatatatatatatatatatatatatatatatatatatatatatatatatatatatatatatgtattagtttttttttataattaaaggcAG
The genomic region above belongs to Tachysurus vachellii isolate PV-2020 chromosome 8, HZAU_Pvac_v1, whole genome shotgun sequence and contains:
- the mstnb gene encoding growth/differentiation factor 8, coding for MHLAQVVISLAFVVAFAPIARTDSGAPEHQQQQQQHQQQPTAVTEEREAQCSATSACAFRQHSKQLRLQAIKSQILSKLRLKHAPNVSRDVVKQLLPKAPPVQQLLDLYDVLGDDGKPGAALPDDEEDDEEHATTETVMSMAAEPNPDVQVDQKPKCCFFSFSPKIQASRIVRAQLWVHLRPADEATTVFLQISRLMPIKDGRRHVRIRSLKIDVDAGVKSWQSIDVKQVLVVWLRQPETNWGIEIKAFDSKSNDLAITSAEPGEEGLLPFLEVKISDVPKRTKRESGLDCDENSSESRCCRYPLTVDFEDFGWDWIIAPKRYKANYCSGECDYVHLQKYPHTHLVNKANPRGTAGPCCTPTKMSPINMLYFNGKEQIIYGKIPSMVVDRCGCS